From Cellulomonas oligotrophica, a single genomic window includes:
- a CDS encoding MFS transporter, with amino-acid sequence MTGPSPEGARTAVPAPTREVRLASVAVFTVFALAGLNFASWAARLPAVRDGLGLTPEQMGVLLLVGAFGSLAALPLSGLVVERLGAARTVLVFALLNAAGLATASAGVAAGQVVVVGLGLVLAGVGTGVWDAAMNLEGAVVEQRLGRTVMPRYHAGFSFGTMAAAGLAALAAWLGVPVWWHVPGVLLLSSVVVVLAVRVFLAGPGEGGHGAAHGDAHGHGGARGAARAWIEPRTLLIGLVVLAAALTEGAANDWLGLAVVDEFGVDDAVGAVAFGLFVTAMTGMRILGTRLLDRFGRVAVLRLCAGLAAVGLLVFGTAGSLWLAMVGVVAWGLGAALGFPVGMSAAADDPLRAAPRVAVVSTIGYSAFLAGPPLLGLLAEHVGYRDALLAILVPVVLGLLVTSAAAPLRAAGPVPADAAVPADAAVPADAPSPEPR; translated from the coding sequence ATGACCGGACCGTCGCCCGAGGGCGCGCGCACGGCCGTACCCGCCCCGACGCGCGAGGTCCGCCTCGCGTCGGTCGCCGTCTTCACCGTCTTCGCACTGGCGGGGCTCAACTTCGCCAGCTGGGCCGCGCGGCTGCCGGCGGTCCGCGACGGGCTGGGGCTCACGCCCGAGCAGATGGGTGTGCTGCTGCTCGTGGGGGCCTTCGGCTCCCTCGCGGCCCTGCCGCTGTCCGGCCTCGTGGTCGAGCGCCTCGGCGCCGCACGGACGGTGCTCGTCTTCGCGCTGCTCAACGCGGCCGGGCTGGCGACCGCCTCCGCCGGCGTCGCGGCCGGGCAGGTCGTCGTCGTGGGCCTGGGCCTCGTCCTGGCGGGCGTGGGCACCGGGGTGTGGGACGCGGCCATGAACCTCGAGGGCGCCGTCGTCGAGCAGCGGCTCGGCCGCACGGTCATGCCGCGGTACCACGCGGGGTTCTCGTTCGGGACCATGGCGGCGGCCGGCCTGGCGGCCCTCGCCGCCTGGCTCGGGGTGCCGGTCTGGTGGCACGTGCCCGGCGTCCTGCTGCTCAGCTCGGTCGTCGTCGTCCTCGCCGTCCGGGTGTTCCTGGCCGGGCCGGGGGAGGGCGGGCACGGCGCCGCCCACGGCGACGCGCACGGGCACGGCGGGGCCCGCGGGGCCGCCCGCGCCTGGATCGAGCCGCGCACGCTGCTCATCGGCCTCGTCGTGCTCGCCGCCGCGCTCACCGAGGGGGCAGCGAACGACTGGCTGGGTCTGGCGGTCGTCGACGAGTTCGGCGTCGACGACGCCGTCGGCGCGGTCGCGTTCGGGCTCTTCGTCACGGCGATGACGGGCATGCGCATCCTCGGCACACGGCTGCTGGACCGGTTCGGGCGCGTCGCGGTCCTGCGCCTGTGCGCGGGGCTCGCCGCGGTCGGCCTCCTCGTCTTCGGCACGGCCGGCAGCCTGTGGCTGGCCATGGTGGGCGTCGTGGCCTGGGGCCTGGGCGCCGCGCTGGGCTTCCCCGTCGGCATGAGCGCCGCCGCCGACGACCCGCTGCGCGCGGCACCGCGCGTCGCGGTCGTCTCGACCATCGGCTACTCGGCGTTCCTCGCCGGCCCGCCGCTGCTCGGGCTGCTCGCCGAGCACGTCGGCTACCGCGACGCGCTCCTCGCGATCCTCGTCCCCGTGGTGCTCGGCCTGCTCGTCACGAGCGCGGCTGCGCCCCTGCGCGCGGCAGGACCGGTGCCCGCGGACGCCGCCGTGCCCGCCGACGCCGCCGTGCCCGCCGACGCCCCGTCGCCCGAGCCCCGTTAG
- a CDS encoding MaoC family dehydratase, with protein MSRPVLADLVVGQEVARGTVAVDRARLVRYAGASGDFNPIHWNDRFATAVGLPGVIAHGMWTMGAAVAVVVDWLGDPGAVVDYQTRFTRPVPVPDPGEAAVQVVATVGAVDAEAGTARIDLTVTLDGARVLGKSQAVVRLV; from the coding sequence ATGAGCCGCCCGGTGCTCGCCGACCTCGTCGTCGGCCAGGAGGTCGCGCGCGGCACCGTCGCCGTCGACCGTGCCCGCCTGGTGCGCTACGCCGGGGCGAGCGGCGACTTCAACCCGATCCACTGGAACGACCGGTTCGCCACCGCTGTCGGCCTGCCCGGCGTCATCGCGCACGGCATGTGGACCATGGGCGCCGCGGTCGCCGTCGTCGTCGACTGGCTGGGCGACCCCGGGGCCGTCGTGGACTACCAGACGCGCTTCACGCGGCCCGTGCCGGTGCCCGACCCCGGCGAGGCTGCGGTTCAGGTCGTGGCGACGGTCGGCGCGGTCGACGCGGAGGCCGGGACGGCGCGCATCGACCTGACTGTCACGCTCGACGGCGCGCGCGTGCTCGGCAAGTCCCAGGCGGTCGTCCGCCTCGTCTGA
- a CDS encoding UDP-N-acetylmuramate dehydrogenase, which yields MEPDTCALPGPAPEARPAAVPTHPGTPTLADLTTLRVGGPVGRYVEATTEAELVETVRSADAAGEPVLVLGGGSNVLAADVGFPGVVVRDVRGGVQVPDASACAGVTLTVPAGTVWDDVVAYAVEHELVGVEALSGIPGSTGATPVQNVGAYGQEVAETIAQVRVWDRATGRVRTLAWVNLAFGYRTSLLKRSMRETSSADPRAPWAPTPRYVVLDVTFQLRTGSLSAAVAYPELARTLGVAVGERAPLAEVRAAVLALRARKGMVLDADDHDTWSAGSFFTNPVLTAAAAEDLPVDAPRWVLPDDGVKTSAAWLIEHAGFGRGYGAPGPAALSSRHTLALTNRGGARAADLLALAGQVRDGVLDRFGVALEPEPVLVGAALPAVPATAG from the coding sequence GTGGAGCCCGACACCTGCGCACTTCCCGGCCCGGCACCCGAGGCGCGGCCCGCCGCCGTCCCGACGCACCCCGGCACCCCGACGCTCGCCGACCTCACGACGCTGCGCGTCGGCGGCCCGGTCGGCCGCTACGTCGAGGCGACCACGGAGGCCGAGCTCGTCGAGACCGTCCGGTCCGCGGACGCCGCCGGTGAGCCGGTGCTGGTGCTCGGCGGCGGCTCCAACGTGCTGGCCGCCGACGTCGGCTTCCCCGGGGTCGTCGTGCGCGACGTGCGCGGTGGCGTGCAGGTGCCCGACGCGTCGGCGTGCGCGGGCGTCACCCTCACCGTCCCGGCGGGCACGGTCTGGGACGACGTCGTCGCCTACGCCGTCGAGCACGAGCTCGTCGGCGTCGAGGCGCTGTCCGGCATCCCCGGCTCCACGGGCGCGACGCCGGTGCAGAACGTGGGCGCCTACGGCCAGGAGGTGGCCGAGACGATCGCGCAGGTCCGCGTCTGGGACCGCGCGACCGGGCGGGTGCGGACCCTCGCGTGGGTGAACCTCGCGTTCGGGTACCGCACGTCGCTGCTCAAGCGCTCGATGCGCGAGACGTCCAGCGCGGACCCCCGCGCCCCGTGGGCGCCCACGCCCCGGTACGTCGTGCTCGACGTCACGTTCCAGCTGCGCACCGGCTCGCTGTCCGCGGCCGTGGCGTACCCCGAGCTCGCGCGCACCCTCGGCGTGGCGGTCGGCGAGCGGGCGCCTCTGGCCGAGGTCCGCGCCGCGGTGCTCGCGCTGCGCGCGCGCAAGGGCATGGTGCTCGACGCCGACGACCACGACACGTGGAGCGCCGGGTCGTTCTTCACCAACCCCGTGCTGACGGCCGCTGCCGCCGAGGACCTGCCCGTGGACGCGCCCCGGTGGGTGCTGCCGGACGACGGGGTCAAGACGAGCGCCGCGTGGCTCATCGAGCACGCCGGGTTCGGCCGCGGGTACGGCGCGCCCGGCCCCGCGGCGCTCTCGTCCCGGCACACCCTGGCCCTGACCAACCGGGGCGGCGCGCGCGCGGCCGACCTGCTGGCCCTCGCGGGGCAGGTCCGCGACGGCGTGCTCGACCGCTTCGGCGTGGCGCTCGAGCCTGAACCGGTGCTCGTCGGCGCCGCCCTGCCGGCGGTCCCGGCCACGGCCGGCTGA
- a CDS encoding LacI family DNA-binding transcriptional regulator → MSTQRPTLADVASAAGVSVSTASLAFSGAGPIAAATRTRVLEAASSLGYSGPNPLGRQLRRGRSGIVGVVVGDSLKRAFRDPVAVQMLDGLVGTLAPLDLGVLLIAGPSDPSEPPVDPLVESAAMDVAVLLWGGTSDDPVLTALRRRGVPAVLLEGTPQPDVTVVGIDDRGGMAQVTRHLVDLGHRRIATVTLPFDRDRAEGPADAARLRSLAWEITRRRLAGVRDTGVEPTVVWETPASLVEHGAAAGRALLSAPDRPTAVVCQSDLLASGVVLAAREIGLRVPEDVSVAGFDGLDLPWLAPDVLTTVEQPLARKGETVGHAVAQIIAGERPADTELPVVLRIGTTTGPAPA, encoded by the coding sequence CTGTCGACCCAGCGACCGACGCTCGCCGACGTCGCCTCCGCCGCGGGGGTCTCGGTGTCCACGGCGTCCCTCGCCTTCTCCGGCGCCGGGCCCATCGCCGCCGCCACCCGCACCCGGGTCCTCGAGGCCGCGAGCAGCCTCGGCTACTCCGGCCCCAACCCGCTGGGGCGGCAGCTGCGCCGCGGACGCTCCGGGATCGTCGGCGTCGTGGTCGGCGACTCGCTCAAGCGCGCGTTCCGCGACCCCGTGGCCGTGCAGATGCTCGACGGGCTCGTCGGCACGCTCGCGCCGCTCGACCTCGGCGTGCTGCTCATCGCCGGCCCGAGCGACCCCTCCGAGCCGCCGGTCGACCCCCTGGTGGAGTCCGCGGCCATGGACGTGGCCGTGCTGCTGTGGGGCGGCACCAGCGACGACCCCGTGCTGACCGCGCTGCGCCGCCGCGGTGTGCCCGCGGTCCTGCTCGAGGGCACGCCGCAGCCCGACGTGACGGTCGTCGGCATCGACGACCGCGGCGGCATGGCGCAGGTCACCCGGCACCTGGTCGACCTGGGTCACCGCCGGATCGCGACCGTGACGCTGCCCTTCGACCGCGACCGCGCCGAGGGGCCCGCCGACGCGGCACGGCTGCGGTCGCTGGCGTGGGAGATCACCCGCCGTCGCCTGGCCGGCGTGCGCGACACGGGCGTCGAGCCGACCGTCGTGTGGGAGACCCCCGCCTCGCTCGTCGAGCACGGCGCCGCGGCCGGTCGGGCCCTGCTGTCCGCGCCCGACCGCCCCACCGCCGTCGTCTGCCAGTCGGACCTGCTCGCGTCGGGCGTCGTCCTGGCCGCGCGCGAGATCGGCCTGCGGGTCCCCGAGGACGTCTCGGTGGCGGGCTTCGACGGCCTCGACCTGCCGTGGCTCGCCCCCGACGTGCTGACGACCGTCGAGCAGCCGCTCGCTCGCAAGGGTGAGACGGTGGGGCACGCCGTGGCGCAGATCATCGCGGGCGAACGACCTGCCGACACGGAGCTGCCCGTGGTCCTGCGCATCGGGACGACGACGGGGCCAGCACCGGCCTGA
- a CDS encoding response regulator transcription factor: protein MTHILIAEDEERIAAFVSKGLRAHGYETTCVPTGEAALERVEVGGVDLLVLDLGLGDMDGFDVLRMLRAEGYDLPVVVLTARSSVTDTVTGLESGADDYMAKPFRFEELLARIRLRLRTQAPVARGHVLSFGRLALDLRTRRMRVDEREVDLSAREFALAEMFMRNPGEVLTRERLLADVWGFDFDPGSNVVDVYVRYLRRKLGAEHFDTIRGVGYRMVDTSPDARAGTAAPARLAH from the coding sequence ATGACCCACATCCTCATCGCCGAGGACGAGGAGCGGATCGCCGCCTTCGTCTCCAAGGGGCTGCGCGCCCACGGCTACGAGACGACGTGCGTCCCGACCGGCGAGGCCGCGCTCGAGCGCGTCGAGGTCGGCGGCGTCGACCTGCTCGTGCTGGACCTCGGGCTGGGCGACATGGACGGGTTCGACGTGCTGCGGATGCTGCGCGCCGAGGGGTACGACCTGCCCGTGGTCGTGCTCACGGCCCGCTCGTCCGTCACCGACACGGTCACCGGCCTGGAGTCCGGGGCGGACGACTACATGGCCAAGCCGTTCCGGTTCGAGGAGCTGCTCGCCCGGATCCGGCTGCGGCTGCGCACCCAGGCGCCGGTCGCGCGCGGGCACGTGCTGTCGTTCGGGCGCCTCGCGCTCGACCTGCGCACGCGGCGCATGCGGGTCGACGAGCGGGAGGTCGACCTGTCCGCGCGGGAGTTCGCGCTCGCGGAGATGTTCATGCGCAACCCCGGCGAGGTCCTCACGCGCGAGCGGCTGCTGGCCGACGTGTGGGGCTTCGACTTCGACCCCGGGTCCAACGTCGTCGACGTGTACGTGCGGTACCTGCGCCGCAAGCTCGGCGCGGAGCACTTCGACACGATCCGCGGCGTCGGGTACCGGATGGTCGACACGTCGCCCGACGCGCGGGCGGGCACCGCCGCACCGGCCCGGCTGGCACACTGA
- a CDS encoding sensor histidine kinase, whose product MGRTRSGQGSAIGAETAPMPVVVPRSRSTVRGRLMAAVVALTATTLAVSAATGLALQLRSTDRAIDESLERAAAALHDLERGRPAGDDEARAPWSSVHTLLATAVQNRVPGEHEGVVSLVDGALHVRASDVTEPLRIDLDTELIAAVQALDPLDPRADEPRTVRTSTTEYRLVALPVTVPAQPDVHGQLVVAFDRSAQVAAVRRIFVTYAGVGLMALGAMTVVAWFVVGRMLRPVRLLRDTARRITESDLSERIEVHGSDDLADLARTVNAMLDRLQRAFGSQRELADDVGHELRTPLTIVRGHLELVDPHDADDVRTTQQLVLDEVDRMQRLVDDLVTLATADRPDFVKPAPCDVGRLTDEVLEKARALGERRFVVVSRADVTALVDAQRITQAWLQLLANAVRYSDPWSTVRLGSEVWDGRLLLWVRDEGPGVPQGEEARIFERFHRGQADRKQHGAGLGLPIVAAIASAHGGRVFLEHPPPGAGTGVVFVLDLPAVGLVDGDRTLDTDLLEHHR is encoded by the coding sequence ATGGGGCGAACGCGCAGCGGGCAGGGGTCCGCGATCGGCGCCGAGACGGCCCCGATGCCCGTCGTCGTCCCCCGGTCCCGCTCGACCGTGCGGGGCCGGCTGATGGCCGCGGTGGTGGCGCTGACGGCGACGACGCTCGCGGTGTCGGCGGCCACGGGCCTGGCGCTGCAGCTGCGCTCGACGGACCGGGCGATCGACGAGTCGCTGGAACGGGCCGCGGCGGCGCTGCACGACCTGGAGCGGGGCCGGCCGGCGGGTGACGACGAGGCGCGCGCACCGTGGTCGAGCGTGCACACCCTGCTGGCGACGGCCGTGCAGAACCGCGTGCCGGGCGAGCACGAGGGCGTCGTGTCGCTCGTCGACGGTGCGCTGCACGTGCGCGCGTCCGACGTCACCGAGCCGCTGCGCATCGACCTGGACACCGAGCTGATCGCCGCCGTGCAGGCGCTGGACCCGCTCGACCCGCGCGCCGACGAGCCCCGCACGGTGCGGACCAGCACGACGGAGTACCGGCTCGTGGCGCTCCCCGTCACCGTGCCGGCCCAGCCGGACGTGCACGGGCAGCTCGTCGTCGCGTTCGACCGCAGCGCGCAGGTCGCGGCGGTGCGGCGGATCTTCGTGACCTACGCGGGCGTGGGCCTGATGGCGCTCGGGGCCATGACGGTCGTCGCGTGGTTCGTCGTGGGGCGGATGCTGCGGCCCGTGCGGCTGCTGCGCGACACGGCGCGCCGCATCACGGAGTCCGACCTGTCCGAGCGGATCGAGGTGCACGGCAGCGACGACCTCGCGGACCTGGCGCGCACCGTCAACGCCATGCTCGACCGGCTGCAGCGCGCGTTCGGGTCGCAGCGCGAGCTCGCCGACGACGTCGGGCACGAGCTGCGCACCCCGCTGACCATCGTGCGCGGGCACCTCGAGCTCGTCGACCCCCACGACGCGGACGACGTGCGGACCACCCAGCAGCTCGTGCTCGACGAGGTCGACCGCATGCAGCGGCTCGTCGACGACCTCGTGACGCTCGCCACGGCCGACCGCCCGGACTTCGTCAAGCCGGCGCCCTGCGACGTCGGCCGCCTGACCGACGAGGTGCTGGAGAAGGCCCGTGCGCTCGGCGAGCGCCGCTTCGTCGTCGTCTCGCGCGCCGACGTCACCGCGCTGGTCGACGCGCAGCGCATCACCCAGGCGTGGCTGCAGCTGCTGGCGAACGCCGTGCGGTACTCCGACCCGTGGTCGACGGTGCGCCTGGGCAGCGAGGTGTGGGACGGTCGCCTGCTGCTGTGGGTCCGCGACGAGGGACCGGGTGTCCCGCAGGGCGAGGAGGCGCGTATCTTCGAGCGGTTCCACCGGGGCCAGGCCGACCGCAAGCAGCACGGCGCGGGCCTCGGGCTGCCCATCGTCGCCGCCATCGCGTCCGCGCACGGGGGGCGGGTGTTCCTCGAGCACCCGCCGCCGGGTGCCGGCACGGGGGTGGTGTTCGTCCTCGACCTGCCCGCCGTCGGGCTCGTCGACGGTGACCGCACCCTCGACACCGACCTCCTGGAGCACCACCGATGA
- a CDS encoding MFS transporter: MNRPAPAPSSVTRARVLLVGLFALAGLAFSSWLARVPTVRDQLGLSTADLGVLLLVGSVGSLLTVTVAGGVLQRHGTRRVLLASTALLATALVLLGVAPGAGSRALLAAGIFVNGVAVALGNIAINVESGRIERAVGRTVIPQFHAAFSVGAVAGSGLGALASALGVPVVVQLPATAVLVVVWRLASLRDVVLPPTPAERAARAGTGTPAPDGPPRARRGGGAMRAWREPRTLGVGVVVLAAALSEGSANNWLALAVVDGFASPEHVGGAVLGLFVAAMTVVRLLGTRLLDRWGRVGVLRASGVLSVLGLATFGLAPTLPLAVVGVALWGAGAALAVPVGMAAASDDPVRAAGRVAVVSAFASVASLAAPPVLGLAAEHVGARHALLLVLAAMLVSVLVAPVVRPRPPVAVPGTAPAAVPGTAPAAATGTVPDAVGDVVRPDPPGARRHVGGPRRGRPAPARPDLPRTPRPRRTPRGAAR, translated from the coding sequence GTGAACCGCCCTGCCCCCGCCCCGTCGTCCGTCACGCGTGCCCGCGTGCTGCTGGTCGGGCTCTTCGCGCTCGCCGGGCTCGCGTTCTCCAGCTGGCTCGCCCGCGTCCCGACGGTGCGCGACCAGCTGGGCCTGTCCACGGCAGACCTGGGAGTCCTCCTGCTGGTCGGCTCCGTCGGGTCGCTCCTGACGGTCACGGTGGCGGGCGGCGTGCTCCAGCGCCACGGCACCCGCCGGGTGCTGCTCGCGTCCACGGCGCTGCTCGCGACCGCGCTCGTGCTGCTCGGCGTCGCCCCGGGCGCGGGCTCGCGGGCGCTCCTCGCCGCCGGGATCTTCGTCAACGGCGTGGCCGTCGCGCTCGGCAACATCGCGATCAACGTCGAGTCCGGACGCATCGAGCGTGCGGTCGGCCGGACGGTCATCCCGCAGTTCCACGCCGCGTTCTCCGTGGGTGCCGTCGCCGGCTCCGGGCTCGGGGCCCTGGCGTCCGCGCTGGGCGTGCCCGTCGTCGTCCAGCTGCCCGCCACGGCCGTCCTCGTGGTCGTGTGGCGCCTGGCCTCGCTGCGCGACGTCGTGCTGCCCCCCACGCCGGCGGAGCGGGCCGCGCGAGCCGGGACGGGCACCCCGGCCCCGGACGGCCCGCCCCGCGCGCGACGCGGGGGAGGGGCGATGCGCGCGTGGCGCGAGCCGCGGACGCTCGGCGTCGGCGTGGTCGTCCTCGCCGCCGCCCTGTCCGAGGGGTCGGCCAACAACTGGCTCGCCCTGGCCGTCGTCGACGGCTTCGCGAGCCCCGAGCACGTCGGGGGCGCGGTCCTCGGGCTGTTCGTCGCCGCGATGACCGTGGTGCGGCTGCTCGGCACCCGGCTGCTCGACCGGTGGGGCCGCGTCGGCGTCCTGCGCGCCTCCGGGGTGCTGTCGGTCCTCGGGCTGGCCACCTTCGGGCTCGCGCCGACGCTCCCGCTCGCCGTGGTCGGCGTCGCGCTGTGGGGCGCGGGTGCCGCGCTCGCGGTGCCCGTCGGTATGGCCGCGGCGTCCGACGACCCCGTCCGGGCGGCGGGTCGGGTGGCCGTGGTCTCGGCGTTCGCGTCGGTCGCCTCGCTCGCCGCGCCCCCCGTGCTCGGTCTCGCGGCCGAGCACGTCGGTGCCCGGCACGCCCTGCTGCTCGTGCTGGCCGCCATGCTGGTCAGCGTGCTGGTCGCCCCCGTCGTCCGACCCCGCCCACCCGTGGCTGTGCCCGGCACCGCCCCGGCCGCGGTGCCCGGCACCGCCCCGGCCGCCGCGACCGGCACCGTCCCCGACGCCGTCGGCGACGTGGTGCGGCCCGACCCGCCCGGTGCCCGCCGCCACGTCGGCGGCCCGCGCCGCGGACGCCCGGCGCCCGCGCGACCCGACCTGCCTCGTACCCCCCGCCCCCGCCGCACCCCCCGAGGAGCCGCCCGATGA
- a CDS encoding adenosine deaminase: MRDLALLPKAHLHLHFTGSMRVSTLADLARRHGIRLPHVLLDADPLRVPAGERGWFRFQRLYDAARACVRGEDDMRRIVAEAAADDAAEGSGRLEIQVDPTSYAPFVGGLTPALEIVLDEARRASDATGVEVAVVVAASRMRHPLDARTLARLAARHAGDGPGQVVGFGLSNDERRGDTEQFGPAFEIAHRAGLARVPHGGELLGPAHVAEVLDHLHPERLGHGVRSAEDPHVLARVVEDGVALEVCPASNVSLGVYATAADVPLRALVDAGATVALGADDPLLFRSRLLDQYVAAREVHGLDDRALADLARSSVRASRASAATRARLLAAVDAWLADDPAGPTAPGTGPGAV, from the coding sequence GTGCGCGACCTGGCCCTGCTCCCGAAGGCGCACCTGCACCTGCACTTCACGGGCTCGATGCGGGTGTCCACGCTCGCGGACCTCGCCCGCAGGCACGGCATCCGGCTGCCGCACGTCCTGCTCGACGCCGACCCGCTGCGGGTGCCCGCCGGGGAGCGCGGCTGGTTCCGCTTCCAGCGCCTGTACGACGCCGCGCGCGCGTGCGTGCGCGGCGAGGACGACATGCGGCGCATCGTCGCGGAGGCGGCCGCCGACGACGCGGCCGAGGGGTCGGGCCGGCTGGAGATCCAGGTGGACCCGACGTCGTACGCGCCGTTCGTCGGCGGGCTGACCCCGGCGCTGGAGATCGTGCTCGACGAGGCCCGCCGGGCCAGCGACGCGACGGGCGTCGAGGTCGCGGTCGTCGTGGCGGCGTCGCGGATGCGGCACCCCCTGGACGCGCGGACGCTGGCGCGGCTGGCGGCGCGGCACGCCGGGGACGGCCCCGGCCAGGTCGTCGGGTTCGGCCTGTCGAACGACGAGCGGCGCGGCGACACCGAGCAGTTCGGGCCCGCGTTCGAGATCGCGCACCGGGCCGGGCTGGCCCGGGTGCCGCACGGCGGCGAGCTCCTCGGCCCCGCGCACGTGGCGGAGGTGCTCGACCACCTGCACCCCGAGCGGCTCGGGCACGGCGTGCGGTCCGCGGAGGACCCGCACGTGCTGGCCCGGGTCGTCGAGGACGGCGTCGCGCTCGAGGTCTGCCCCGCGTCGAACGTCTCCCTCGGGGTGTACGCGACGGCCGCGGACGTGCCGCTGCGGGCGCTCGTCGACGCCGGGGCCACGGTGGCGCTCGGGGCCGACGACCCCCTGCTGTTCCGCTCGCGCCTGCTCGACCAGTACGTCGCCGCCCGCGAGGTGCACGGCCTCGACGACCGCGCCCTGGCGGACCTGGCGCGGTCGTCGGTGCGGGCGAGCCGGGCGTCGGCGGCCACGCGCGCGCGGCTCCTCGCCGCGGTGGACGCGTGGCTCGCCGACGACCCGGCCGGCCCGACCGCCCCGGGCACGGGGCCCGGGGCGGTCTGA
- a CDS encoding alpha/beta hydrolase codes for MLLSGVAHAAAATAAPGAARTDRTSAAEARRVDRVAAPDPQWFDCTSVFGATADCGTVELPLDYDKPRGATTEVALLRVRATDPARKIGTLFVNPGGPGGSGVLMAAAAEEFLTEDVRARFDVVGIDPRGTNFSTNVACFRNAGEQAAAYGGLYVPFPTSRAEEDAYVTSSEALGRACATTGTPLSASMSTAEVARDMDVVRRVVGDQKLTYLGFSYGSYLGAVYANMFPDRVRAVTVDGVLDPVAWAGTRATANVPQTQRLRSGEAAWASLQEILDRCEEAGPERCELAALGEPHALFDEIVADIKAEPVPVIDPETGEDYGTITYATLVSFLLSDMYAPDGWAWVAADLAYVRTLQHPEEVAEDARDAASAGLAARVQRAQEQQEQAAATTAKQREALGFAFPYDNSLEAFTGVLCTDGLNPARADRWRAAGAQADADAPGFGPLWTWASAPCASRTWTAQDEDAFRGPFTARTAAPVLVVGNYWDPATSYEGAVALADLMPRARLLSSDSWGHTAYGTSACVTGAVDRYLLTGKVPAAGTVCTGDLQPFPAEDSSRRPSSATTSLPPVVPPLPGAAPRS; via the coding sequence ATGCTCCTGTCGGGGGTCGCCCACGCGGCCGCGGCGACGGCCGCCCCGGGCGCCGCACGCACCGACCGCACGAGCGCCGCGGAGGCCCGCAGGGTCGACCGCGTCGCCGCACCCGACCCGCAGTGGTTCGACTGCACGAGCGTGTTCGGCGCGACCGCGGACTGCGGCACCGTCGAGCTCCCGCTCGACTACGACAAGCCGCGCGGTGCGACCACCGAGGTCGCGCTGCTGCGGGTGCGGGCGACCGACCCCGCCCGCAAGATCGGCACCCTGTTCGTCAACCCCGGCGGGCCCGGCGGCTCGGGCGTTCTCATGGCCGCCGCGGCGGAGGAGTTCCTCACCGAGGACGTGCGGGCCCGGTTCGACGTCGTCGGCATCGACCCCCGCGGGACGAACTTCAGCACCAACGTGGCGTGCTTCCGCAACGCCGGCGAGCAGGCCGCCGCCTACGGCGGGCTGTACGTCCCGTTCCCGACGTCACGTGCCGAGGAGGACGCGTACGTCACCTCGTCCGAGGCCCTCGGCCGGGCCTGTGCGACGACGGGGACGCCGCTGAGCGCCTCGATGTCGACCGCGGAGGTCGCCCGCGACATGGACGTGGTGCGCCGGGTCGTCGGCGACCAGAAGCTCACGTACCTGGGCTTCTCCTACGGCAGCTACCTCGGGGCCGTCTACGCCAACATGTTCCCCGACCGCGTGCGCGCGGTCACCGTCGACGGTGTGCTCGACCCCGTCGCGTGGGCGGGGACGCGCGCCACGGCGAACGTCCCGCAGACCCAGCGCCTGCGCTCCGGCGAGGCGGCCTGGGCGTCGCTGCAGGAGATCCTCGACCGCTGCGAGGAGGCCGGCCCGGAGCGGTGCGAGCTCGCCGCCCTCGGGGAGCCGCACGCGCTCTTCGACGAGATCGTCGCCGACATCAAGGCCGAGCCCGTGCCGGTGATCGACCCCGAGACCGGTGAGGACTACGGGACAATCACCTACGCGACGCTCGTGTCGTTCCTGCTCAGCGACATGTACGCGCCCGACGGCTGGGCGTGGGTCGCCGCCGACCTCGCCTACGTCCGCACGCTCCAGCACCCCGAGGAGGTCGCCGAGGACGCCCGTGATGCCGCGTCCGCCGGCCTGGCCGCCCGCGTCCAGCGGGCCCAGGAGCAGCAGGAGCAGGCCGCGGCGACGACCGCGAAGCAGCGCGAGGCCCTCGGCTTCGCGTTCCCCTACGACAACTCGCTCGAGGCGTTCACCGGCGTGCTGTGCACCGACGGGCTCAACCCCGCCCGCGCCGACCGGTGGCGCGCCGCGGGTGCGCAGGCCGATGCGGACGCGCCGGGCTTCGGGCCGTTGTGGACGTGGGCGTCGGCGCCGTGCGCGTCGCGCACGTGGACGGCGCAGGACGAGGACGCGTTCCGCGGCCCGTTCACCGCACGCACCGCCGCACCCGTGCTCGTCGTCGGCAACTACTGGGACCCGGCCACGTCGTACGAGGGCGCCGTCGCGCTCGCGGACCTCATGCCGCGGGCCCGGCTCCTGTCGTCCGACAGCTGGGGGCACACCGCGTACGGCACGTCCGCGTGCGTGACGGGCGCGGTCGACCGGTACCTGCTCACGGGCAAGGTCCCGGCGGCGGGCACGGTCTGCACGGGTGACCTGCAGCCGTTCCCGGCCGAGGACTCCTCGCGCCGGCCGTCGTCGGCGACGACGTCGCTGCCGCCGGTCGTGCCGCCGCTGCCGGGCGCCGCACCGCGGTCCTGA